Proteins encoded together in one Lathyrus oleraceus cultivar Zhongwan6 chromosome 5, CAAS_Psat_ZW6_1.0, whole genome shotgun sequence window:
- the LOC127083291 gene encoding protein ACTIVITY OF BC1 COMPLEX KINASE 7, chloroplastic encodes MAVIMALHGCYGNNIESVNQRRPFDNLGFTSSISVHKLLKNKRSASDKSKNDKFHRFVVKMRQTETPPSNYGTNGRAVKMVPVTEIAKRKTVSENKAETVNGSKQAVNGASLVRRDPTPALTKTKIAKPETSKELPPLEELKVLPSDEGFSWANENYSSWQRSIDVWSFVLSLRVRVLLDNAKWAYVGGFTEEKQKSRRRKTASWLRECVLQLGPTFIKLGQLSSTRSDLFPREFVDELAKLQDKVPAFSPKKARGFIESELGAPINVLFKEFEDQPIAAASLGQVHRAILHNGEKVVIKVQRPGLKKLFDIDLQNLKLIAEYFQRSETLGGPTRDWIGIYEECATILYQEIDYINEGKNADRFRRDFRNIKWVRVPLVYWDYTAMKVLTLEYVPGVKINQVDTLMSRGYDRDRISSRAIEAYLIQILKTGFFHADPHPGNLAIDVDESIIYYDFGMMGEIKSFTRERLLELFYAVYEKDAKKVMQCLIDLGALQPTGDLSAVRRSVQFFLDNLLNQTPDQQQTLSAIGEDLFAIAQDQPFRFPSTFTFVIRAFSTLEGIGYTLNPDFSFVKIAAPYAQELLDIRQRRPTGPQFVEQITKQANDVRTNSMSMPYRVQRIEEFVKQVEAGDLKLRVRVLESERAARKATVLQMATMYTVLGGTLLNIGVNLSSQGNETFANGSFVGAGILFTLFLRSMQRVNKLDKFEKML; translated from the exons ATGGCAGTAATAATGGCTTTGCATGGCTGTTACGGTAACAATATAGAGTCGGTAAATCAGCGAAGACCATTCGATAATCTTGGTTTTACAAGCTCGATTTCAGTTCACAAATTGTTAAAGAATAAAAGGTCAGCATCTGATAAGTCTAAAAATGATAAGTTTCATAGATTTGTTGTGAAAATGCGGCAGACAGAAACGCCTCCGTCAAACTATGGTACTAATGGTAGAGCTGTTAAAATGGTACCGGTAACTGAGATAGCGAAAAGAAAGACAGTGTCAGAGAATAAAGCGGAGACGGTGAATGGCTCGAAGCAAGCGGTTAATGGAGCAAGTTTGGTAAGAAGAGATCCTACACCGGCATTGACAAAGACAAAGATAGCGAAACCGGAAACCTCCAAAGAACTTCCACCGTTAGAAGAGTTAAAGGTTTTGCCGTCGGACGAAGGCTTCAGTTGGGCCAATGAAAACTACAGTTCCTGGCAGAGATCTATTGATGTATGGTCCTTTGTTCTTTCTTTACGTGTTCGTGTTCTTTTGGACAATGCGAAATGGGCGTATGTGGGTGGCTTTACAGAAGAAAAGCAG AAAAGCAGAAGGCGGAAAACTGCTTCATGGCTAAGGGAATGTGTATTACAGCTCGGTCCAACTTTCATTAAACTTGGACAGTTATCATCAACAAGGTCTGATTTATTTCCCCGTGAATTTGTGGATGAACTCGCAAAATTGCAG GACAAGGTCCCTGCTTTCTCCCCAAAGAAAGCAAGAGGCTTTATCGAGAGCGAGTTAGGAGCTCCCATTAATGTATTGTTTAAAGAGTTCGAAGACCAGCCAATTGCTGCTGCAAGTCTTGGTCAGGTTCATCGTGCAATTCTGCACAATGGAGAAAAAGTAGTTATCAAAGTTCAAAGGCCTGGCTTGAAGAAGCTTTTTGACATTGACTTGC AAAACTTGAAGCTGATTGCGGAGTATTTTCAGAGAAGTGAAACTCTAGGTGGTCCAACTAGAGATTGGATCGGTATATATGAAGAATGTGCAAC AATTTTGTATCAAGAAATTGATTACATAAATGAAGGGAAGAATGCTGATAGGTTCCGTCGAGATTTTCGAAACATAAAGTGGGTCCGAGTACCT CTAGTTTATTGGGATTACACAGCTATGAAGGTGTTGACCTTGGAGTATGTACCAG GTGTTAAAATAAATCAAGTGGATACATTGATGTCTCGTGGTTATGATCGAGATAGGATCTCATCACGTGCTATTGAGGCATACTTGATTCAG ATATTGAAAACAGGATTCTTTCATGCTGATCCACATCCTGGAAATCTTGCCATTGATGTTGATGAATCAATTATTTATTACGACTTTGGCATGATGGGGGAGATAAAATCTTTCACCAGAGAGAGATTGCTTGAACTTTTTTATGCTGTTTATGAAAAGGACGCCAAAAAG GTTATGCAATGCCTTATTGATCTTGGAGCACTCCAACCCACTGGGGACCTGTCAGCT GTTAGGAGATCTGTACAGTTCTTCTTGGACAATCTTCTAAACCAGACGCCAGATCAACAGCAGACATTGTCTGCAATCGGAGAG GATTTGTTTGCAATAGCTCAAGACCAGCCATTCCGGTTTCCATCTACCTTCACCTTTGTTATTAGAGCATTTTCTACACTTGAAG GCATAGGTTACACACTCAATCCAGATTTCTCCTTTGTGAAGATTGCTGCACCTTATGCACAG GAACTTCTAGATATAAGGCAAAGACGGCCAACCGGGCCACAATTCGTCGAGCAGATAACAAAGCAAGCAAATGAT GTAAGAACAAATTCCATGTCAATGCCATACAGAGTTCAAAGAATAGAGGAGTTTGTAAAACAAGTTGAGGCAGGGGATCTGAAACTTCGAGTTCGAGTACTAGAG TCAGAAAGAGCTGCTCGGAAAGCAACGGTGTTACAAATGGCTACTATGTACACAGTATTAGGAGGAACCCTGCTAAATATTGGTGTTAATTTGAGTAGCCAAGGCAATGAAACTTTTGCAAATGGATCATTTGTTGGTGCAG GTATTTTATTCACTCTATTCTTGAGGTCTATGCAAAGGGTAAATAAGCTTGACAAGTTTGAGAAAATGTTATGA